CATCTCTTCAGACATCTCAGACATTTTAAATGTACTTGCAGTCAGTTGCTGACCTGCTGGCGTTGATGATGTGGGCTGTTTTGGCACATTTTTTcttctgaaatagaaataaatgGAATCAAGTTATTATGTAAAAGCCACTGAGACCAGATCATTACTACGTTGTCAGTTCTAGTACCTCAGCTGTCAACAGCATACACTGTCTACTTTGTTGATCATACAGCTGCACAGATTTCTCATAAACAAATAACACTTCTTTgtttggaaagtttgaacatTGTACAGCTACCATAATGACTGAACAAACAACTATTCTTGTTTGTTGTTATTCATCTTTCCATTACAGTAAAATGTCTACCAGTTACATTTAACATTACACAAAGAAGTGAAATGATATCTTACCCATGACCAGATGAAACTGATGATGTACTAGACAACTCATATAGTTGCTCAATTATATGAGGTGATGCTGAATGCCTAAGGAAGAAGGCTCATTTACAGGTGGTAATGCTTGTTCCGGCAACACTTCATGACTCCTGGTCCTGTGATAACTGAAGTAATTTATGAAAAAAGGGAAACCAAAATATGTTACAAATGCcttataaaatgtacatgttaTTTTAGTGATCAGTCAGCCGCCCCTTCCCAtaatgttcttttttttttttaaaaaaaaggtAAGAAATTTCAAATGCGCTATGAATTGCTATGTTGTAAGTTTTGATCGAATTCttgttgacaaaaaattcatgaagctgtataacatactaaaagcttTCGATTAGATTTGGAgacactgttttacatttaaataacGCTATCTCTGTACTATTGGTCATGGAACTTGGACCCATGACGTTTAGACAGTTGTTTCCgatatttcaatgatttttcaccaaattatttaaaatgctaAGTATTCTTCTCTAACCTTTTATCTTGTCCCGTGGGGGGTTTTTGCCGACTCTTTTAACCACAGCGGTCAAATTTTTAGCGAGCATAACCTTAGTTTGCCTTCGGACCTGCGCTGTAGCATGATATACTGTAgcctctgcatggcagggctgtgttaccagcgttacaGTATACGGTGGTAACAGTACTAACACACAGCCCCGCCACGCAGAGCTACATGGATCATGggtgtctattttttacatccatgcatgcatggatacaGCCGTGACTAAACCACATGATAGATACAGTACATACGAATTACACAATTCGGGAAAAAAATCGTTTGTTTGGCACACGTTTATTGTCGGCCTGCTGTGTAGACGTGGTTGGCAAATGTGTATATTCTTTGCAAACACGGTTCAGTAGTACATGGTAGCCCAATCGGAAACAAAGCAGTGCCAAAACGTCTTGGGTCCCGGTgaccacaggcgtacggaatgtttcctagatcgtcgtcggatggaaagtgacggacactgcatgcaccgtgaggccgaaggccgaacctcggtactgtatagtaatgttatacagtaccgaggttcggccttcggcctcacggtgcatgcagtccgtcacttcccatccgacgacgatctaggaaacattccgtacgcctgtgccGGTGACGAAGCGTTTGGGACCGAAATATACTGGGCAGGAATGGTTGGCTTAGAAACCATGAAAATGTTCAGACTACGAAGAACGatgtgtccccgaggcacaaATTATGTGAACTTAGTAACGCTAGACGCGTCGGGCCGCACTCTCACAGTCTCATTACCCTTACCTGTCGATCAATTCTGCCGCCAAATCGGGATTAGAAAGGCCCAGTTCATCCTTTAAATCCTGCCATCTTGTGATCTGGTTGCCGATGTATATCTTGCATTGACGCTTCAATGCATTGCCACGCAGCTGCCTTCGCTTTTTTGCCGAGCTCGTAGTAACAGGGTGTCCGCGCGGGCCCCGTCCACGCTTAGCGATGGACGACGCCATGTTGAATCTGTGAATAAACGTCCAGTCACGAACGAAGGTCGATGATACGCGTATGCACGCCCAATAGTAAGTTCATCTACAGGGACAAATCGTggtttgaatgtaaaatcatgaaaataatgtcaaaagttccAGCTCTTGGGGCTGGCTCCACAAGGATTGGGATTGCGCGCTATCCTAAAACCGTTGGGGCGGAGCCTGTCACTCAAACACACCAACCAATCAGTTCCAACCTTGGAaaatcgctgcgagtcagcAGCTATTTCTACGTATGCATTTGgccgacgtcaaaagatcgatgtctGATAAAAAAGTTAATCCTGCAAGTTTGTGGATGGGGTTGGGGTTCGACAAAAAGAAATTTCTATCCGACAAATCCACTTCTAAGCTCTGAAAAAGAAAGCATCAATGCATAGTAAAGTGGGCGAAAGTCTTGCTGCAACACGTTTAGGATACGACTGATTACACCAATATATGTTTGCGTCAACATGCGGACTGTTGGCTTTCATCTCACCAGGGAATCCTATTCTTGTCCACGTGTCCACATTTTAACGTATGCTTAATCTGACGGATTTTTAGCCTAGGGAATGCATATGCGAGTGACATTTACTTTCGCTCTGTAGTTAGGATGGGTTGGCCCTGTCTTCAGCTAGTAGGCCTAgaagtttggttttttttctccCACGACTAGAAGTCGTTGTCGTAGAGCTCGTAGAGTGAGATCGCAGAAGTTACTTGATTAGTCATTATGCCAGTGTGCCGAACTATAACTAGTATTGTTTTTACGATGTAGTACCGAGATTCATTTAAACTGCTTGGAATTCTACTGAGAAAGTTCGACTGCCTAAAACTTATAATTCTGAAGAGTTTCCTTTAGTAAAATTGTACTGACTAGTACAATTTTCTTTGGTTTAGGTCATTTTGGACATGTTTAATTGTTCTTCATTTTTACAGCCTTCGAGTTAAAAATATGTATGTTCATAGATCATTATCCAATGactcaatatatatttgatcatGTAGTTTTCGTAAACAATTACTAAATaaagctgcattcacaaataacggggggggggggggggctggagaatcgcgattgaaatcttattttttttagatccccctcaataccccaAAAAATTGAAtaccccctctatatgatcaaaatttttcaagtccccccaactaAAGGATGTGCGCgctgaaaaaataaacacgtatcgcgccgttctgctcgcagatgttcaacactacctgttattagaagtttgtaaagtcatattcctaaggcaagttcttaatttgattcatttttaaatgcattagtgaactttttggatttatcagtcacaaaatgacgtcatgagagagtaggcaaaacTGTGAATTCtggtaaggccaaagtaattaaattctttgttttgcgtccacttaaaatgggaaaaggtacacGTCTAAGCGgctaaaacacacacaaaagaaaattaacacaatgtaatttgattgcagctgcagcaaataaaaaattgtatcaaaattttagttcagaaaagctaagcggtcatgtcctaaaatttcctattcgaATACAtcgtgtgtgtttttcatgaaaaccttaaaaacctacgcgggtggggacgcaaaacaaagaatttaattactttggcctaattgtCATATTGAAAAAAAGCTGAGCACACttacctaccaaaaatttgtttcaaaggtACAAGacatgaattagatgctacttaaaattgacaatactggacagttcaacatactgtaggggtagggagtagaacaagaacacagttgtataaataAACTAATTAATTCCATTTAGgctaataaatgttttaatctctgaaatcttgggtgtaataatggaaaattttgttacaaaataaatCATCCAATTAGTCACATATAGttactgtttaaagttttacttttgtatttttttatgatgagaatgtgaaaattcagaaaatcaagcatggtgaccctatcttttttctttaatattctATTATTCTCATataccagaattcaaaaatccctgataattTTTACactcaagtctcctggtcttccacgTGTTTCTCTCtagcctgatcttgtgtacaaatatgtttcactgtcctaagcgtcatttgacccaaactcttcttcaacagTCATTTATATCAGATTCAgagttaggctgcgttcacaaaaatggttaggggggctggaggaattcaggggggattcgaaaatttgggggtagtagaggggggacttgaaaattttttggttcccttttatgttttacattttccaattccaagtttttgtaggtaattcaatgaaaatgaataccatttttatgtcatccaactgttttaatgttagtaatcatttaacaaaatctagaaccattttgaagtatgtaattagctgaaataaaaatattaaagttcttttattgctgtcattgtatcaccactttatataccaagtgtaattaccgttggccaagtccttcaagccatatatgccgagctgtgaaagctcattagacatgcaaattataaattaactgacatgagaatgtgaaatgacttttgatattgttttaacctaatataatcatcaatgtacatagaatgttttgccaactttgatcaagtgaatcccagtatatatccgtaattagaaaagatcattaaatatgtaaattaggaattggcttaagtaaaaatgcttaatgattttcaataatgttgtttcatggtatctgcaatatatgtagcaagtttgtcaactttggtcaagttgattcagatatatatctctaattaggaaagttcattaaatatgcaagttaggaattggctgaagtaaaaatgttcaatgactttcaataatgttaaatcatagtatctttaatatacataccaagtttggtcgattttgatcgagtcaaatcagacatatatccctaaataggaaagctcattaaatatgcaaattagcaactatctttcatgtcaccccttaatggttcccactgctgatatatattggtgtgatcaacatttgtagcaaatctcatcaaattgtgtgtagtcgtttttaatgtatattcgttttttctaaaatcattaattatgcaaatgagcaaaaagtatgcaagccacacccaccaaaaactaatcagttcttgctatttgctaactgaatctatgtaccggatttgattctgatctgatgagccgttttttgagatatcagaccaacagacagacagacagacagcgacagacagacagacagacagatatcgctacgacatatgctcacgtgtgtaaacacgtgagcaaaaaaacagaagttgcgtttaccgtgcgcgtgttttaatttATCCACGGTCCCTAAAGAACATGTAGTCAGCGTCTGCTCACTGACTAGTACCACCATTCAAATTAGAGATTGGTTCATCAAAAAAGCcttattacaatttactccaATCACTGCAGTGATTGTTATTACAAATTTCTCCAaagtttattacaatttactgcagtattacaaattaccgcaaaattttattacaatttactgcagtATTACAAATCACTGTTCTAGTCCCTACAGTTAACCGAATTGAAAACCATTTCGAGTTTACGTGTAATACTATCAAGATACATTAGAGTCACGAACGAAGTATGATTTTGCAAACTGATGCCTCGTCCTAGAGTGGACTAGAAAGTTGGACAGACCTATGAACGATTGTTGCTAGGGTTAATAGCGATGTTTCAACATACATATTGATCATTGGTCGGAAAAGATGTAGGATTCAACCCGATAGTGTCAATTCCAAACTTTCTTACATTCCTGTTGCTACTCTACAAATCAAACCACCTCTGCTcacacaaaatattcaaaatactgACAATTTCACCTGGATACGATGTTGATTCTTTGTTCCCTTTCAAGTAAAAAGGGAAACGAATTCATGTCAACTTTGCaaatattgtgtaaaatttgcGAGTATAGCAGGTCAAACAAACAGACGATTGATTGATTTTTCGTATATGTCTttccaaaaacaatatttcaaaagacaaataaaaacatcctaAACAAAATACACATCTTCAATTCACTTCGCAACGAATAACACAAATACTATACTTTTAAGTACACTGTTGTGAGTAAAGAAACGCCTCAACTTCATGTCGACCAACACACTAACCTCATCAAGGGCTTGCcaaaaacaaattatcaaatacgttgtattttttgttttttgagtaGCGAATAACAGAATAATGAAATATAAAGCAAGGTACAAGatcgatgaaaataaaataagactCCTTGACAAAGTCGGCTTGCACCAATTGGTATTGCCATGGCAATACCGCTTTCTTCATGGCCTGCTATTGAAGGCATAACCCAACCATGATTCTCAAACAGACCATTGCTTACCGTAGAGTGCTCTCAATACGTCgacaaattttcagaattagtCAGACAAGTTATTGAAAGGTCAACGTGTCCAAGAATACAACGATACACGTGCGCAAAGGTACAAGGAAATAGAAATGTTAAATCATTGTCACTCCGATTTTGTTGTCATAATCACTGCAAATGTAGAAGGAGATTCTTTGCAGGTGGTCTGAGACCAGGTGGCAGACATAAAGACAGATTTATCAGTGTCGCAACTTGTTCCGCCATCTTCCCTTGTTGAGAGTAGAGTTTCATTTCAACGTTGGTTGACGGCTTTTGGTGATACCGTGGCAGTTTTTCGTTTGCTTCATGCACATCATGTAACCTGGGCTCGTCCAGTTCAGACTGATATGGAGTCAGGCCGGTGAACAAAGTGGCAAGAACCATGCCAACACTCCAAATATCTTCTTTGAATGACGTAATGCCATTATCAAAGACGGCTTCGGGTGAAATGTACGGGAGACTTCCAATTCTATGTCTTATTGAAGCGTCCTCGAGTGGAGCAGAATTTCTGAATCTAATCAGTGTCAAGGCTGACATGTTCTTGTCAATCTGCGgagaaaagaaaactttaaattttattcatgatgTTGTTAAGGGAAAGGCATGCAACTCCGGAGTGAGAATAACAAGATTCGAAAATTCTTTTTGTATTCCTTGTTATTTTCCCATCTGCCCTTTCTACATGTAATTGTATGCATAGTGCATGTACACTTGAGCGTGTACTAAAATGACGTCAGTTGGTTTGAAGAATGTGTTACTATCTAGATGCAATAGCATGACTCCTTTATGGAGCAAAttgaaatgagagagagagggggaggggagAGACTCTGACTCTCATGATGATAGTGTCGGAACAGATATTCTGATGGATAATTCCAAGTCCGTGTTAAGTAATTGCTAAAATTACCATAGGCCTAAACCAACGAAGCGGAGTCCGAAAGCGGagaattgtaaaataaataaagatgaCGACGCTGGAATGTCGAAATAAGAGAAATAATGAGAATGGAATTATACCGGCACGAGAGAAATGATCAGCGCGAATATTTCGTAAGTTCTTGAATTGGGTACAGCTTTTTTGTAAGGATTAGTTCTCTATGATCGTTACAATTTAATTCAGTTATCCGATTAAAGTATAGCCGAAACTAGCCCTGTAGTAATTTATATCAACAATTATTTGACCGACGTATTTGATCGCTACACAATAAACGCTAAGGCaccgtaaaataaattctttgtttgccgtccgcatgcgggtaggtttttggacgaaatctgaaaaacaaacagatCATACTCTCGAAAATACGGCGCGTTGTATCCTTCCTTTGTTCGCAATGTCGCAGCAATTGACTCAAATGTCGCAAAAACGAAAATGTCGTACGATCGTTTCAATACAAATCAGATTAACTACCGTAAAGGGGTACATCAACcgctgtacgtaaagtgtacAACTTGAAGTGCACCTCATGTTGTAGCGGACTGCAGTGTACCGTAAGTTAAGATCGATCGACCGTTTCACAAGTTGATTTCTCCCGCAAAGTTTTCAAATCGGCGAAAGTGCGTGAAATTGTATTGGTCTCCATACAAGGCGGATcaaaaacaattcttgactggtttaACTTCAAATAAGGAACTGAACTGAATTTCCGTCACCTTTTCCGCGATTCGCGATTGATCATGATGTTGGATCTGCACCGGGGCAAGCAGGTACCGCCGCTGAAATGTTggttgttgaatgctccaaatagttcgtacgcagtagaagttgctcttactttgaacacttttttctgctaaaaacgatttggtcattttataagtccggattagaattcaattttcaaaatatcaatggcCATTTGGCATTGCTGTCTTTACAAGCagaatatttagcattttagtatgcaataatgatgatcacttaacgtcatttttctttccttaatatgcaaaaataaatgttttgtacTAGTCCGACATTGCCGCCTGCCGATGCCAGGCCGCTTAGCTTCACCTTGACTTTTGAGCTTTTCGGGTCGGACTTTTATTAATTTCCAAAGTAATTATCCTGGTAACATGCTGTGAAAGTTTGGATGTCCTAACCTGTCGGAAAGGGTCATAAATCTACTTGCAACCGATACTATATCACCGCTTCTGACAAGGCCTACTTTATTTTCAGGGGTTCGGGGGATGGCGGTCAACGGTAGATGTTTGGGGGCCCACTGTGCTCCTAAGCGCATAATTTCACTACAACCGACTTGGTTTTGAATACTCCAACTATTCCTCAATCAAAAACTGGGGAAAAGGTTTAGGCTCGACCAGCTTGCATATTTAACCGATTCTCTAAAGAGGGATAGGGAACCAAATCACTGAGTCTAGGATGATGCGGCCCATGTTGTGCATACATCAGGCgatggtagaatatatctttccttcatgaatttgactttgttgtgtgtaccagtGCTTACAGTGGATTTCAACTAGgcaccgcaactcagcgtatgagacagacacatttcacgtacaaaacaaacggTAAGCTAAGGTATCACGACatatttcaaagccaccgacacCTTGATTAATTACTGTAAACCAGAATGGGACAGCCGccctgtctagactgagagatacatcTGACCTATGTTTTTACGGTTTCGGCTGCAAgctaaaatgaattgaaatatcaCATACGTTGCTGCCAAGAT
This is a stretch of genomic DNA from Ptychodera flava strain L36383 chromosome 21, AS_Pfla_20210202, whole genome shotgun sequence. It encodes these proteins:
- the LOC139120948 gene encoding serine/threonine-protein kinase polo-like yields the protein MSALTLIRFRNSAPLEDASIRHRIGSLPYISPEAVFDNGITSFKEDIWSVGMVLATLFTGLTPYQSELDEPRLHDVHEANEKLPRYHQKPSTNVEMKLYSQQGKMAEQVATLINLSLCLPPGLRPPAKNLLLHLQ